The Dehalococcoidia bacterium genome includes a window with the following:
- a CDS encoding archaellin/type IV pilin N-terminal domain-containing protein, whose protein sequence is MSKFRGMAKKAMRNESGITGLETAIILIAFVVVATVFAFVVLTTGIFSAERGKETVFAGLQKARGTMEVRGGVVVEAAGSPLAVTQISFQVATTAGGDPIPLDPSATNNRTVIAYRDASTVNNDMVYTTTEIVGDGDLLLEPGELFTITIAAADNAGTIGSLAANSRWTIEIQTPVGAVLDLTRSMPAELAAVMQLH, encoded by the coding sequence GTGAGTAAGTTCCGAGGCATGGCGAAGAAGGCCATGCGCAACGAGTCCGGCATCACCGGCCTCGAAACCGCAATCATCCTCATCGCCTTCGTGGTCGTGGCGACGGTCTTCGCGTTCGTCGTACTGACCACGGGCATCTTCAGCGCCGAGCGCGGCAAGGAGACGGTGTTCGCCGGCCTCCAGAAGGCGCGCGGCACCATGGAAGTGCGCGGCGGCGTCGTGGTCGAAGCTGCCGGCAGCCCGCTGGCGGTGACTCAGATCTCCTTCCAGGTCGCTACTACCGCCGGCGGCGACCCCATCCCGCTGGACCCGTCGGCGACCAACAACCGGACGGTGATCGCCTACCGCGACGCCTCGACGGTCAACAACGACATGGTCTACACCACGACCGAGATCGTCGGCGACGGCGACCTTCTGCTGGAGCCGGGCGAGCTGTTCACGATCACGATTGCCGCCGCGGACAACGCGGGCACCATCGGCAGCCTGGCGGCTAACTCCCGCTGGACGATCGAAATCCAGACGCCGGTTGGCGCCGTCTTGGACCTCACGCGGTCCATGCCGGCGGAGCTGGCGGCCGTGATGCAGCTGCACTAG
- a CDS encoding ATPase domain-containing protein, producing MVSYAGTRHRLVTTGMTEIDKKIGGGIPEGSFTLIDGQSEAGKSVLAQQFMWGALNSGFKVALYSTEDTIPSFLRQMASLSFDVTDFFLLGRLNVYPVSSSFAQSSQRAFDTLLDHMATLSDFNLIVVDSLTAFVSHASEQDTLDFFSAAKEVCGAQHKTMMTTMHSYAVNDQLLLRIRSICDAHLRVRVEEVGAQLMKALEVSKVRGATKQTGNIVNFDIEPHVGIRIIPVTRAKA from the coding sequence ATGGTGTCTTACGCGGGTACACGGCACAGGCTCGTAACCACAGGCATGACCGAGATCGACAAGAAGATCGGCGGCGGGATCCCCGAAGGGTCCTTCACGCTGATCGACGGACAGTCGGAAGCCGGCAAGAGCGTCCTCGCCCAGCAATTCATGTGGGGCGCCCTCAACAGCGGCTTCAAGGTGGCGCTGTACTCCACGGAGGACACGATTCCGAGCTTCCTGCGCCAGATGGCCAGCCTGTCCTTCGACGTCACAGACTTCTTTCTCCTGGGCCGGCTGAATGTGTATCCGGTCTCGAGTAGCTTCGCGCAAAGCTCACAGAGGGCCTTCGACACGCTTCTCGATCACATGGCCACGCTCTCCGACTTCAATTTGATCGTGGTCGACTCGCTGACGGCCTTCGTGAGCCACGCCAGCGAACAGGACACGCTCGACTTCTTTTCCGCAGCCAAGGAAGTCTGCGGCGCGCAGCACAAGACCATGATGACGACCATGCATTCGTATGCGGTGAACGACCAACTCCTCCTGCGGATCAGGTCGATCTGTGACGCCCACCTGCGCGTCCGCGTCGAGGAAGTTGGAGCACAGCTGATGAAGGCGCTCGAGGTGTCCAAGGTCCGGGGCGCGACCAAGCAGACAGGCAACATCGTCAACTTCGACATAGAGCCGCACGTCGGTATCCGGATCATCCCGGTGACGAGGGCGAAAGCGTGA
- a CDS encoding type II/IV secretion system ATPase subunit encodes MSRAPHLLRYVESLPPELPAPDYYEEATKSLANITDRNLIYRVSDELFVHILTDPNDARDYYISIEPTWGMELSGVLQVLEPALLDYVDELEAAHNDEQKIAVLVSAADEVFGGGLIRRGGRKGFMSFGGGKSRASAPVRVTPETLEAVKYLLVRDKIGMGVLEPLIRDPHIEDISCSGLGPIYLEHKIFKALKSNITFDESRVLDEFVVRLAEKVKRPVTYRRPVSDATLPDGSRINIVFGSDISMRGSNFTIRKFTAVPLSILDIIESGGLSFEMAAYLSLVVSEGMNFFVSGETASGKTTLLNALSAFFRPEHKIVTIEDTPEVQIPHPNWTREVVKFGVDNGGGVTMFDLLKAALRQRPNEIVIGEIRGEEGLIAFQAMQTGHAVCATFHASTVEKLIQRLTGSPINVPKQYIDNLNIVCLCSAVRLPNGKLGRRITSINELVGYDAETDSFSFIEVYRWNAHNDTHEATGDMNSYILENVIAERRGIAPENKRVIYDEVQRRAMLFERLLTAGKTNFYELYHAFSQATRQGLL; translated from the coding sequence ATGTCCCGCGCGCCGCATCTCCTGCGCTATGTGGAGAGCCTGCCGCCCGAGTTGCCTGCCCCTGACTACTACGAAGAGGCGACCAAGAGCCTCGCCAACATCACGGACCGCAACCTGATCTACCGGGTCAGCGATGAGCTGTTCGTCCACATACTCACGGACCCGAACGATGCCCGCGACTACTACATCTCAATAGAGCCGACCTGGGGAATGGAGTTGTCCGGCGTCTTGCAGGTCCTGGAGCCGGCGCTGCTGGACTACGTGGACGAGCTCGAGGCGGCGCACAACGACGAGCAAAAGATTGCCGTGCTGGTCTCGGCCGCGGACGAGGTCTTTGGCGGCGGCCTGATACGCCGCGGCGGACGCAAGGGCTTCATGAGCTTCGGCGGCGGCAAGTCCCGGGCGTCAGCGCCGGTCAGGGTCACGCCTGAGACGCTGGAAGCCGTGAAGTACCTCCTTGTTCGCGACAAGATAGGGATGGGCGTGCTGGAGCCGCTCATCCGCGACCCCCACATCGAGGACATAAGCTGCAGCGGCCTAGGGCCGATCTACCTCGAGCACAAGATCTTCAAGGCCTTGAAGTCGAACATCACATTCGACGAGTCCAGGGTCCTGGATGAGTTCGTCGTGCGCCTGGCTGAGAAGGTCAAGCGCCCCGTCACCTACCGCCGGCCAGTCTCAGACGCGACTCTGCCGGACGGCAGCCGCATCAACATCGTCTTCGGTTCCGACATCTCGATGCGGGGCAGCAACTTCACCATCCGTAAGTTCACGGCGGTGCCCCTGAGCATCCTGGACATCATCGAGAGCGGGGGCCTGAGCTTCGAGATGGCCGCCTACCTTTCGCTGGTGGTCTCGGAGGGCATGAACTTCTTCGTGTCCGGGGAGACGGCCTCGGGCAAGACCACGCTTCTTAACGCCCTCAGCGCCTTCTTCCGGCCAGAACACAAGATCGTCACCATCGAGGACACCCCCGAGGTTCAGATACCGCACCCGAACTGGACTCGCGAAGTCGTCAAGTTCGGCGTCGACAATGGCGGAGGCGTGACGATGTTCGACCTGCTCAAGGCCGCCCTGCGCCAGCGCCCTAACGAGATAGTCATCGGTGAGATCCGCGGCGAGGAAGGCCTGATTGCCTTCCAGGCAATGCAGACCGGTCACGCGGTCTGCGCGACCTTCCACGCTTCCACAGTGGAGAAGCTGATTCAGCGTCTCACGGGCAGCCCCATCAACGTGCCCAAGCAGTACATCGACAACCTCAACATCGTGTGTCTTTGCAGTGCCGTCCGCCTGCCGAACGGGAAGTTGGGCCGCCGGATCACGAGCATCAACGAACTCGTCGGCTATGACGCCGAGACAGACTCCTTCTCCTTCATCGAAGTCTATCGCTGGAACGCGCACAACGACACGCATGAAGCGACGGGCGACATGAACAGCTACATCCTCGAGAACGTGATCGCCGAGCGGCGAGGTATCGCCCCCGAGAACAAGAGGGTGATTTACGACGAAGTCCAGCGCAGGGCGATGCTCTTCGAGAGACTCCTGACCGCGGGCAAGACGAACTTCTATGAGCTTTATCACGCGTTCTCTCAGGCTACCAGGCAAGGTCTCCTCTAG
- a CDS encoding DegT/DnrJ/EryC1/StrS family aminotransferase gives MTNRRSDELAINGGAPVRVRPLNTAKGLSYLDEEEIRAATEVLRSRSLFRYYGPDLLRKVEAFEHALESLTGAKYAIGVSSGTAALQCGLVGLRVQAGDEVVVPAVTFIATVGVVVNARAVPVFAEVDESLNLDPRSLEDCITEKTKAVIPVHLSNVPCDMDGIMAVARRHGIKVLEDAAQAIGVRYKGRYVGTIGDAGAYSLQLDKNITSGEGGALVTDDWEIYDRAVRYQDQGGQFTTSKGDVRDHTSGEPFIGLNLRMNEIAGAIAEVQVRRLPEMIAEMRARAQSIRRRLSDLPVEWRRIPDEEGEGGSLTMFFETPEMADRFAEALRAEGIPAGKVYGGRPVYANPAVLAQRTPWERGAPFNSTEFPTDRKYYMGMCPRSEDLLSRSMSIQLGPQLDDEDENDIVRAVRKVAEHLL, from the coding sequence ATGACCAACCGGCGAAGCGATGAACTGGCCATTAACGGCGGGGCGCCCGTGCGGGTCCGTCCCCTAAACACCGCCAAGGGGCTGAGTTATCTGGACGAGGAGGAGATCAGGGCGGCGACAGAGGTGCTCCGAAGCCGGTCACTCTTCCGGTATTACGGGCCGGACCTCCTGAGGAAGGTAGAGGCGTTCGAGCACGCGCTGGAGTCGCTCACGGGCGCGAAGTATGCGATCGGCGTCTCTTCCGGGACGGCGGCGCTGCAATGCGGCCTGGTTGGCTTGAGGGTGCAGGCCGGCGACGAGGTCGTGGTGCCGGCCGTCACGTTCATCGCGACCGTCGGCGTCGTCGTGAACGCCCGCGCCGTGCCTGTGTTCGCCGAAGTCGACGAGTCGCTGAACCTGGACCCCCGGTCGCTGGAGGACTGCATAACGGAGAAGACGAAGGCTGTCATCCCGGTGCACCTCTCGAACGTCCCCTGCGACATGGACGGCATCATGGCGGTCGCGCGGCGGCACGGGATCAAGGTGCTGGAAGACGCCGCCCAGGCCATAGGCGTGCGCTACAAGGGGCGCTACGTCGGGACCATCGGCGACGCTGGCGCTTATAGCCTGCAGCTCGACAAGAACATCACCAGCGGCGAGGGCGGCGCCCTCGTCACGGACGACTGGGAGATCTACGACCGCGCCGTGCGCTACCAGGACCAGGGAGGGCAGTTCACGACCTCGAAGGGGGACGTGCGGGACCACACGTCCGGGGAGCCTTTCATCGGCCTGAACCTGCGCATGAACGAGATCGCCGGCGCCATCGCCGAAGTGCAGGTGCGCCGGTTGCCGGAGATGATCGCCGAAATGCGCGCGCGGGCACAGTCGATCCGGCGCAGGCTCAGCGACCTGCCCGTGGAGTGGCGCAGGATCCCGGACGAAGAGGGCGAAGGCGGCAGCTTGACGATGTTCTTCGAGACCCCGGAGATGGCAGACCGGTTCGCAGAGGCGCTGCGGGCGGAAGGGATACCAGCCGGCAAGGTCTACGGCGGCCGGCCCGTGTATGCGAACCCGGCGGTCCTGGCCCAGCGCACGCCCTGGGAGCGTGGCGCCCCCTTCAACTCCACCGAGTTCCCAACGGACCGCAAGTACTACATGGGGATGTGCCCCCGGAGCGAAGACCTGCTCTCGCGCTCGATGTCGATCCAACTGGGCCCGCAACTGGACGACGAAGACGAGAACGACATCGTGCGCGCCGTGCGGAAGGTCGCCGAACACCTGCTTTAG
- the nagA gene encoding N-acetylglucosamine-6-phosphate deacetylase yields the protein MLVILRRSPKNLDMSLWYVRARKLVTPAGVIEAGAVRVDDGRIDAVGSAWDLIPPSGRLPPDTTVISAAIVMPGFIDLHVHGFGGLALGGGAEAAREASRLVASTGVTTWYAGLGHGATFEEVEASVVAAASVVGSPTGGARLAGIFMEGPYISVEKRGAWNAAHLRSPSLAELARLVEASGRAIRRFNVAPELPGALDFIRAARERGIAVSLGHSNATYEQALAGIEAGASIANHTYNAMSGLDHRAPGLVGAALSRDELLAELILDGVHVHPAAARALFRARGAAGVALITDGSQMTGMADGTYERGGRTLIVAGGACRLPDGTLAGSISTFDRDLRNARAWLTDDLCELAAMSATNAARTLGIDGETGTIAPGLRADLVLMDEGLNVQATVVAGEVVWRQEGAVLEALP from the coding sequence TTGCTTGTCATTCTGAGGCGTTCACCGAAGAATCTCGATATGTCGCTGTGGTACGTGCGCGCCCGGAAGCTCGTCACGCCCGCCGGCGTCATCGAGGCCGGGGCCGTCCGGGTCGACGACGGCCGGATTGATGCGGTCGGCAGCGCCTGGGATCTGATCCCGCCCTCCGGTCGCCTGCCACCAGACACGACTGTCATCTCCGCCGCGATCGTCATGCCGGGCTTCATCGACCTGCACGTGCACGGCTTTGGCGGCCTTGCCCTGGGCGGCGGCGCCGAGGCGGCGCGCGAGGCCTCGCGCCTGGTCGCCAGCACCGGAGTCACCACCTGGTACGCAGGCCTGGGCCACGGCGCGACATTCGAGGAGGTCGAGGCGAGCGTCGTCGCCGCCGCATCGGTCGTAGGGAGCCCAACGGGAGGGGCCCGGCTGGCCGGCATCTTCATGGAGGGGCCATACATCAGCGTGGAGAAGCGGGGCGCCTGGAACGCCGCGCACCTGCGCTCGCCTTCACTCGCTGAGCTGGCCCGGCTGGTGGAGGCTTCGGGACGAGCGATACGGCGCTTCAACGTGGCGCCAGAGCTGCCCGGGGCGCTCGATTTCATTCGCGCGGCCCGCGAGCGAGGCATCGCGGTCTCCCTGGGACACTCGAACGCCACCTACGAACAGGCCCTGGCGGGCATCGAGGCGGGCGCCTCGATCGCGAACCACACTTACAACGCCATGTCTGGCCTCGACCACAGGGCGCCCGGCCTCGTGGGCGCGGCCCTGAGCCGCGACGAGCTCCTGGCGGAGCTGATCCTGGACGGCGTGCACGTTCACCCGGCGGCGGCCCGGGCCCTGTTTCGGGCGCGAGGCGCCGCCGGGGTGGCGCTGATTACGGACGGGTCGCAGATGACGGGGATGGCGGACGGCACCTACGAGCGCGGCGGGCGCACGCTGATCGTCGCCGGGGGCGCCTGCCGCCTGCCGGACGGTACCCTTGCCGGCAGCATATCGACCTTCGACCGCGACCTGCGGAACGCGCGGGCCTGGCTGACGGACGACCTCTGCGAGCTGGCCGCGATGTCCGCTACCAACGCCGCCCGCACCTTGGGCATCGACGGGGAGACCGGGACGATCGCGCCGGGGCTGAGAGCAGACCTGGTCCTCATGGACGAGGGCCTCAACGTGCAGGCCACGGTGGTCGCGGGCGAGGTGGTGTGGCGCCAGGAGGGCGCGGTCCTGGAGGCGCTGCCGTGA
- a CDS encoding Gfo/Idh/MocA family oxidoreductase yields MTGPLRIGVIGAGLIATRAHLPAYAACEDARVVAIASGRVDRARETAAQFGVPRIHERWQDLIADPAVDAVDICAPNHLHAEMAVAAARAGKHVLVEKPMALSLAEADAMIEAAGATGVTLMVAHNLRFVPVYRQVKRVIADGEIGRPLAARGVFMHAGPDEFWGAESDWFWDERAGGGSLLDMGVHMIDLMRWFFDEPVIEVMAMTSRILRPTPFDDNAIVLMRFAGGAIASVQSSWSARPEPDRQVTVHGEKGYVAMGRTPAEPLYAKVKEGDSVRHYVPDAPLPGLDQNPIAHFVRCVLSRETPLTSGKEGRRTLAVTLAAYQSARSGQSVKLDG; encoded by the coding sequence GTGACCGGCCCGTTGCGGATCGGGGTGATCGGCGCGGGGCTAATCGCCACCCGGGCGCACCTGCCGGCGTACGCCGCCTGCGAAGACGCCCGCGTCGTCGCCATCGCCAGCGGCCGGGTAGACAGGGCGCGAGAGACCGCGGCTCAGTTCGGCGTCCCGCGGATCCACGAGCGCTGGCAAGACCTCATCGCAGACCCGGCCGTGGACGCCGTCGACATCTGCGCGCCGAACCATCTCCATGCGGAGATGGCCGTCGCCGCGGCAAGGGCGGGCAAGCATGTGCTCGTCGAGAAGCCGATGGCGCTGTCGCTGGCCGAGGCGGATGCCATGATCGAGGCGGCGGGCGCCACGGGAGTCACCCTCATGGTCGCCCACAACCTGCGGTTCGTGCCCGTGTACCGTCAGGTCAAGCGCGTGATAGCGGACGGCGAGATCGGCCGCCCCCTGGCAGCCCGCGGCGTATTCATGCACGCCGGGCCGGACGAATTCTGGGGAGCAGAGTCGGACTGGTTCTGGGACGAACGCGCCGGCGGCGGATCCTTGCTCGACATGGGCGTGCACATGATCGACCTCATGCGCTGGTTCTTCGACGAACCGGTCATCGAAGTCATGGCAATGACCTCGCGCATCCTCAGACCGACCCCTTTCGACGACAACGCTATCGTGCTGATGCGTTTCGCCGGCGGAGCCATCGCCAGCGTGCAGTCCTCGTGGTCGGCCAGGCCGGAGCCGGACCGGCAGGTCACGGTCCACGGCGAGAAAGGCTACGTGGCCATGGGACGGACGCCGGCCGAACCGCTCTACGCCAAGGTCAAGGAGGGCGACAGCGTTCGCCACTACGTCCCGGACGCTCCCCTTCCAGGACTGGACCAGAACCCGATCGCGCACTTCGTCCGCTGCGTCCTCTCGCGGGAGACGCCTCTGACCAGCGGGAAGGAGGGCCGTCGCACGCTGGCAGTGACCCTGGCCGCGTACCAGTCAGCGCGGAGCGGGCAGTCGGTCAAACTCGACGGCTAG
- a CDS encoding ABC transporter substrate-binding protein codes for MSTTGSYWSRFAQGRLSRRRALTGAAGLGIGAAALSLVGCGGGGDGGGGSGGSASTQDEGTPKPGGTYTSAFTGPFAGVDPHNSVYGGSGLVPLGYNYLLRTSLLAPQEGVIFDLAEAQELAADRVTTTFKIRQNVMINPNGTTVPARALDSEDVKLSFERVLNPAAASNGFSWLNEWVDKMDTPDRNTFRIVTKAPYAWVINNVGNNLYSAIVPKEWLTHADLRKTIVGGGPFLLKELTEGSQAVMDKNPTYWQSGKPYLDRYVLKTFADLAAHRTAFLAGQVDYYPAANPDEAKEILNSRKDVVYFQDPNFGFNSFWMNVRVKPWDDARVRRAVSRAINRDEYIQLISRGAGTPAGIIVPTMTGYALPQDELKTKLQPFNVQDAKQLFEAAGVKEFSVTHPTSSNMVDYVNIFVRQMQAAGVTVKPDPQDAGTWVAGYFQSRLTASLSLNQEYANPDFALHWYVTNGITGNGRYDTGFSDPEVDAAVKKAAGTLDETQRKAAYLEAQRVIYAKDPPFLNFFNKPTDSVLIKALKGVHRGVGSLATAFFPGYWLDRA; via the coding sequence ATGTCAACCACGGGCTCTTACTGGAGCAGATTCGCGCAAGGACGGCTGAGCCGGAGGCGCGCGCTTACCGGCGCGGCGGGGTTGGGCATTGGCGCCGCGGCGCTGAGCCTGGTCGGCTGCGGCGGTGGTGGGGACGGGGGCGGTGGCTCCGGAGGCAGCGCCAGTACGCAGGACGAAGGCACGCCGAAACCCGGTGGGACGTACACCTCTGCGTTCACGGGACCCTTCGCCGGCGTCGACCCGCACAACTCCGTCTATGGCGGCTCAGGACTGGTGCCCCTGGGCTACAACTACCTGCTGCGCACCTCCCTCCTGGCACCGCAAGAAGGTGTCATCTTCGACCTGGCGGAGGCCCAGGAGCTTGCGGCGGACAGGGTCACGACGACCTTCAAGATACGCCAGAACGTCATGATTAATCCCAATGGGACGACGGTCCCGGCGCGCGCGCTCGACTCGGAGGACGTGAAACTCAGCTTCGAGCGCGTGCTCAACCCGGCGGCGGCCAGCAACGGTTTCAGCTGGCTGAACGAGTGGGTCGACAAGATGGATACGCCGGACAGGAACACGTTCCGGATCGTGACGAAGGCCCCCTACGCATGGGTGATCAACAACGTCGGCAACAACCTCTACTCGGCCATCGTGCCGAAGGAGTGGCTCACCCACGCCGACCTGCGGAAGACGATCGTCGGCGGCGGTCCTTTCCTTCTGAAGGAGCTGACCGAGGGCAGCCAGGCGGTGATGGACAAGAACCCCACCTACTGGCAGAGCGGCAAGCCCTACCTGGACCGCTACGTGCTCAAGACCTTCGCCGACCTCGCGGCGCACCGCACAGCCTTCCTCGCCGGTCAGGTGGACTACTATCCGGCAGCTAACCCGGACGAGGCGAAGGAGATCCTCAACTCACGCAAGGACGTCGTCTACTTCCAGGACCCGAATTTCGGCTTCAACTCTTTCTGGATGAACGTCCGAGTGAAGCCCTGGGACGACGCGCGCGTGCGGCGGGCGGTCTCGCGGGCGATCAACCGCGACGAGTACATTCAGCTCATCTCGCGGGGCGCGGGCACGCCTGCCGGGATCATCGTGCCGACAATGACCGGCTACGCTCTGCCACAGGACGAGCTCAAGACCAAGCTGCAGCCCTTCAACGTGCAGGACGCAAAGCAGCTATTCGAGGCCGCGGGCGTGAAGGAGTTCAGCGTCACGCACCCCACGAGCTCGAACATGGTGGACTACGTGAACATCTTCGTGCGTCAGATGCAGGCAGCGGGTGTGACGGTGAAGCCCGACCCGCAGGACGCGGGGACCTGGGTCGCCGGCTACTTCCAGAGCCGGCTGACGGCCAGCCTCTCGCTGAACCAGGAGTACGCCAACCCGGACTTCGCCCTGCACTGGTACGTCACGAACGGCATCACCGGAAACGGGCGCTACGACACCGGCTTCAGCGACCCCGAGGTGGACGCCGCTGTGAAGAAAGCGGCCGGCACCCTGGACGAGACGCAACGCAAGGCTGCCTATCTCGAGGCGCAGCGGGTGATCTACGCCAAGGACCCACCGTTCCTGAACTTCTTCAACAAGCCGACCGACTCGGTCTTGATCAAGGCGCTGAAGGGCGTCCACAGGGGCGTGGGTTCGCTAGCGACCGCCTTCTTCCCAGGCTACTGGCTCGACCGGGCCTAG
- a CDS encoding ABC transporter permease, producing the protein MRDYIVRRIVWAVATIWFISIGVFVLLRVSPGDPALLQQGVNATPEKVAAVRKELGLDKPLPVQYLRWVGNALQGDLGRSGITQVSVTSEFKSRFPVSLQLMMMTLVWVALFGVTFGAISARWQNSGFDYGVRLFAIFGLSVPAFWVATLVMLIPAQYWHYAPPSLGKPIAFLDDPIGNMQQFLPASLVLALGPTATVMRLTRSTLLEVLRQDYIRTARSKGLGERMVLWRHALRNSLIPVVTVLGLLAAGLLGGSVIIEQIFALRGLGLYIFQALLQKDYPVAQSIVLYTAAAVVFMNLAVDVVYAVLDPRIRYT; encoded by the coding sequence GTGCGGGACTACATCGTCCGGCGGATTGTCTGGGCGGTGGCGACGATCTGGTTCATCTCGATCGGCGTCTTCGTCCTGCTGCGCGTTTCACCGGGCGACCCGGCGTTGCTGCAGCAGGGCGTGAACGCGACGCCGGAAAAGGTCGCCGCCGTGCGAAAGGAGCTCGGGCTGGACAAGCCCCTGCCGGTGCAGTATCTGCGCTGGGTCGGCAACGCGCTGCAGGGCGACCTAGGGCGTTCGGGCATCACGCAGGTCAGCGTGACCAGCGAGTTCAAGTCGCGCTTTCCGGTCAGCCTGCAGCTCATGATGATGACGCTGGTGTGGGTTGCCCTCTTCGGAGTGACCTTCGGGGCGATCTCGGCCCGCTGGCAGAACTCGGGGTTCGACTACGGCGTGCGCCTGTTCGCGATCTTCGGCCTGTCAGTGCCGGCGTTCTGGGTCGCTACACTGGTCATGCTGATACCGGCGCAATACTGGCATTACGCGCCGCCATCGCTTGGCAAGCCCATCGCGTTCCTGGACGACCCGATCGGCAACATGCAGCAGTTCCTGCCGGCAAGCCTGGTGCTGGCCCTGGGACCGACGGCGACGGTGATGCGGCTGACGCGGTCGACACTCCTGGAGGTGCTGCGCCAGGACTACATACGCACGGCGAGGTCCAAAGGCCTGGGCGAGCGCATGGTGCTCTGGCGCCACGCCCTGCGGAACTCGCTGATTCCAGTCGTCACGGTACTTGGCCTGCTGGCGGCGGGGCTGCTCGGCGGTTCGGTGATCATCGAGCAGATCTTCGCGCTGAGGGGGCTGGGCCTGTACATCTTCCAGGCCCTCCTGCAGAAGGACTACCCCGTGGCGCAGAGTATCGTCCTTTATACGGCCGCGGCGGTGGTGTTTATGAACCTAGCGGTCGACGTGGTTTACGCCGTCTTGGACCCCAGAATCAGATACACATGA
- a CDS encoding ABC transporter permease, producing the protein MTTQTPVLPTVADIEATGVERRRRFKAFLGLVRTNPLGAFGGVIIAATIFAGVFAPMIAPYDINEFVGAPNQSPSASHPFGTDKLGRDIMSRVLHGARISLVVGILAVGLGTIAGMTLGLVSGYKGGPIDTVVQRAVDVAIGFPQLILLLIVVRVLGPSLLNVVLAISFGIVPNVARVARGATLAEKNNLYVEAARAMGASDLRILGRHLVPNVLPLGIVVATTLLGTAILAEAALSFLGLGIPPPNPSWGADISAARTSFPINAWTAFFPGAAISLSVLGFNLLGDALRDILDPRLRGSSGGVQRF; encoded by the coding sequence ATGACCACGCAGACCCCCGTCCTACCGACGGTGGCGGATATCGAGGCGACTGGTGTCGAACGTCGACGGCGGTTCAAGGCGTTCCTTGGCCTCGTTCGAACCAACCCGCTTGGCGCCTTCGGTGGAGTGATCATCGCGGCGACGATTTTCGCCGGGGTTTTCGCGCCGATGATCGCGCCCTACGACATCAACGAGTTTGTTGGAGCGCCCAACCAGTCGCCGTCCGCCAGTCATCCCTTCGGTACAGACAAGCTGGGGCGCGACATCATGAGTCGCGTGCTGCACGGCGCCCGCATCTCTCTCGTGGTAGGCATCCTCGCCGTGGGCCTGGGCACTATTGCCGGCATGACACTCGGGCTCGTTTCGGGATACAAGGGTGGGCCGATCGACACGGTCGTGCAGCGCGCAGTCGACGTGGCCATAGGGTTTCCGCAGCTGATCCTTCTGCTGATCGTGGTCAGGGTCCTGGGCCCGTCGTTGCTGAACGTCGTCTTGGCGATCTCCTTCGGCATCGTGCCCAACGTGGCCCGGGTTGCGCGAGGGGCTACACTGGCAGAGAAGAACAACCTGTACGTCGAGGCGGCGAGAGCCATGGGGGCGAGCGACCTGCGCATCCTCGGCCGGCACCTCGTACCCAACGTCCTCCCGCTGGGCATCGTGGTGGCAACGACGCTCCTGGGTACCGCGATCCTGGCGGAAGCGGCGCTGTCCTTCCTCGGCCTCGGCATCCCACCACCGAACCCCTCGTGGGGCGCGGACATCAGCGCCGCGCGGACCAGCTTCCCGATCAACGCCTGGACGGCCTTCTTCCCCGGCGCCGCGATCAGCCTCTCGGTGCTCGGCTTCAACCTGCTCGGCGACGCGCTGCGCGACATCCTCGATCCGCGCCTGCGAGGCTCGTCCGGCGGCGTCCAGAGGTTCTGA